One Ezakiella massiliensis genomic window, ATAAGGATACAATGACAAAGATAAAGAAAGTTCTAATCAATCCTGTAGATGAAGAAGAAGGAAGGCTCTTGGAGATTCCATCATCCATTAAAGACACAGGAAAAGCTGATAAAACTGTTGTAGTTTATGAAGGCTTTAAGGACTTTAACGAAAAAGACTTAGCTGAATTTTATAAGAGCCAAAGTCTTGCCATGGACCTAGAAGATTTAAAAATTATTCAAGACTACTTCAAAAAAGAAGGCAGAGATATAAATGATGTTGAGCTCTCAATGATCGATACTTATTGGTCAGACCATTGTAGGCACACAACTTTTAATACTGCTCTTACAAACATTAAATTTGAAAGCGAAAACTCAAAACGGGATAAGGCTCTTAAAGAGGCTTTTGAAAAATATTTGGCCAAGAGAGAAGAAATTAATAGAACAAAACCAGTTTCATTAATGGACCTTGGTACAATTCATGCAAGGTATATGAGACATTTGGGCAAGCTGGATGATGTAGAAGTGAGCGATGAAATTAATGCTTGCACACTTATCATTGATGCTGATGTGGATGGAGAAAAAGAAGAATATTTGTTCTTCTTCAAAAACGAAACTCACAACCACCCAACAGAAATTGAACCATTTGGTGGCGCACAAACTTGCTTAGGCGGAGCTATCAGAGATCCATTATCTGGCAGGGGTTATGTATATCAAGCTATGAGAATTACAGGAGCTTCAGATCCTATTAATGATTATGAGCTCAAAGGAAAATTAACTCAAAAGAAAATTGTTCGCGATGCAGCTAAAGGTTATTCATCTTACGGTAATCAAATTGGTTTAGCTACAGGATATGTAGAAGAATTATTCCACCCTGGTTATAAAGCCAAAAGAATGGAGGTCGGCGCTGTAGTAGGTGCTGCTCCAAGAAAATATGTTAAGCGCGAAAATCCTGAACCAGGTGATGTAATTGTATTATTGGGTGGACGCACAGGTCGTGATGGCGTTGGCGGAGCAACAGGTTCTTCCAAATCGCACGATGAATCAAGTGTAAAGAAATCTGGTGCAGAAGTTCAAAAGGGTCACGCACCAACAGAAAGAAAAATCCAAAGGCTATTTAGACGACCAGAAGTTACTTCTATGATTAAGAAATGTAATGACTTTGGTGCTGGCGGAGTAAGTGTTGCCATTGGTGAATTAGCTGATTCACTTGACATTTATTTGGACAGAGTTCCTTTAAAATACAAGGGGCTTACACCAAGAGAAATTGCAATTTCTGAATCTCAAGAGAGAATGGCTGTTGTAATTAGGTCTAAAGACTTAAATGAATTCTTGAAATATGCAGAAGAAGAAAATCTAGAAGCTACTCATGTTGCAGATGTTGTTGATACTGGCAGGATGAAAATCTTCTATCATGATGATATCGTTGTAGATCTTTCTCGTGAGTTCTTGAATTCAACAGGGGCTGAAAAAACTCAAGATGTTAGTGTTGAAGGATTAAATGAAATTAATTTCTTTAAGGAAAAGAATACAGAGAAAATTGAAAAGAGAATGGCTGGCCTTGACCAAGCATCTAGAAAGAACTTGCTTGAAAACTTTGACTTCTCAGTTGGAAGGGCAACTATAAATGCACCTCTAGGTGGTAAAAATGAATTGACTCCTATTAATGCAATGGCTGCAAAGATTCCATCAAAGACTGACCTTACAAGGACCACAACATACATGAGTTATGGCTTTATACCTTATTTGTCAGCTGAAGATCCATTTGTTGGAAGCTATTATTCAGTTCTTTTATCAGTCTTTAAATTAGTTGCATCAGGTGCTCCTCTTGCAACAATTAGAACTTCTTATCAAGAATATTTTGAAAAGATGGGAGACAATCCAAAGATCTGGCAAAAGCCATTTATAGCTCTGCTAGGCGCTTTAAAGGCAAGCTCAATTGTAAGCACACCACCAATTGGCGGCAAGGATTCAATGAGTGGAACCTTTGAAGATCTAAATGTACCACCAACACTGATTTCATTTGCAGTTGGCTATGGGGACAAGGATTATGTGACAACTTCAGAAATGAAGGGTGGCCACAAAATTGGCTTAATTGAAATAGACACAGATGAATTTGGTCTAGCAGATGATAAGGAAATTTTAGACAAGCTCGCTATCATTGAAGAACAAATTCAAAAGAAAAATATCAAAACTTCATTTGTTTGTGATAATGCAAGTGTGCTTGAAGCTTTGATAAAAATGTGCGTTGGAAATGATGTTTGCGTAGATGTGAAGCTGACTGATAATGACCAATACAAAAAGACTCCTTTAACAGTTATTGTTGAATACGATGAAGACTTTGAGGGGATTAGAGAAATTGGTAAATCTGGCACAGAAGATTTTATTGTAAACGGCGAAAAACTTGCTTACGAAGATATTAAAAAAGCTTTTGTAAATGGCTTAAATGAAATTTACGGCACAAACAAAGATCAAGAAACTCAAGATCTTTATTTCCATGAATCTATTAACAGAAGGATGAAGTCCTATAAGCCGGTTGAAAAAGTTCGCGTTGTAATTCCAGTTTTTGAAGGCACAAATAGTGAATTTGATTCAAGACTTGCCTTTGAAAAGGAAGGCGCTTATGTTCAAGAGGTACTCATCAAAAACTTAACTCCTGAACTATTAGAAGCATCTATCAAAGAGTTTGCCCTTGCTATTAACAATGCGCAAATATTATTTATTCCAGGTGGTTTTTCAATGAGTGACGAACCAGACGGAAGTGCAAAGTTTATTGCAAATGTTCTTAGAAATAAGGATGTTAAAGAAGCAATCGAGCATCTTGTATCTGAAGAAGGCAATGACGGTTTGGTCTTAGGTGTATGTAATGGATTCCAAGCTCTAATTAAAACGGGGCTCCTACCATTTGGCCAAATTAAAAATTTAAGTGAAGACGACGCAACACTTACATTTAATACTCTTGGCCGTCATATCTCAAGAATAATTACAACTAAGCCACAAACTTTAAACTCACCATGGTTAAAGTATATTGAAAACAAAGAATATAGGGTTCCAATCTCACACGGAGAAGGTAGATTCTATTGTTCAGATGAAATGTACAAGGACCTTGTGGATAAAGATCAAGTTGCATTTAAATATGTAATAAATCCAAATGGAAGTTCACATGGCATTGAATCCATTATGGACCCAAGTGGCAAGATACTTGGAAAGATGGGACACTCAGAAAGAGTGAGTGAAGACACTTATAAAAATATTCCAGACATTGAATATATGAACTTATTCAAGGCTGGAGTAGAATATTTCAAGTAAAATAAACAAATAAAATAGGCCTTAGCTTCTAAAAGCTAAAGCCTATTTTTTATTCTAATAATATTATTCATCTCTGTATTTGGGAAGCTTTTCTTCTAAAGTTGATATATTTAACTTGTAAATTACTCCGCCAAATATTAAACATAAGAGCATATATATAAGAGAAACATATTGGACCACTGTAAACAAGTCTTCATACAAGGCTGCAAAAAATTTATATAGAAGATATATAATTAGTGCATTTGCAAAGGTGAAAGCCATGCTTTTAAGTGGGTTAGTACCGCCCTTAACAGCTCTTTGCGGTGAGTCCCAATCAAAATATGGATATTTAATGCCTATATACAAATCAATATTGGAATAATAAAACCAAGATATCACGGCTCCTCCTGCAAAGGCAAGAGGCATAGTGAGAGATGATATTGTTAGACCAGATTTAATTATAGTTAATGCAATGATAATAATAATTGCAAAAAAAGCATTAAAAGCACTTATCCAAAGGGAGGCGAGTAGTCTACCATCTACTTGATCTTTAGCGGTTGCGGGAAGGGTTTTTATTACATTAATTTTATTGCCTTCTCTGGTGATTGTACTTATAGTTGAAGAGTTTAAAGAAACAAATGTTGTATATAAAAATCCAATTAGCATGCAGGAAAAAATCTCTTCTAGGATATTTTCACCAAAATTGTAGTCTAATCCTCCAAATAAACCTGATAGGCTAACTCCATCCTTGGCTGCAGCTCCTAAGAATCCAATGGAAAATATTATTATAAATATTATTCCTATAGCCATGATATTGAAAAAATATATTGGAGTTTTGAGAATCTCTTTAAATTCTTTATTTGCAATTTCTCTAATAACTGATCTCTTTTTAATCTTTAAAGCTTTCTTGCGTTTTTTCTTTCTGGTTCCTGTTATGGAGTTAAGTTCGAGGCCTTTTTGCAAGGCTTTTTCTGAAAAACGACCAACCAGATACATTATTGCAAACACAAGCCCTGTATACACAAGAGTATATAAGAGGCTTAATAAGATATTTTTGTTAAATATTTTTACCATAAAAAATGCATGTGGTAAAAATCTGAAGACTGATTTATCAAAATTTTTAACCACAGTCATTAAAGAGTCAGCAGTATTTATATACCTGGTAATTAATACATAGATCACAAGACCAGACATCAGAGCCAAGGCCTGCATAATATTTTTAAGGTTTGAAATCCTATTTAAATACTTCATCAAGTTTATGATAATAAAAGTTAGCAAGCATATAACAAGCATATTTGTTAAAAATATACTGATCAAAACCGTCAGGTAAATTATTATATTATATGAAGAGAAATAGCAGAGCCTAATAAAAGTCGGAATAATTAAAAACATGGATACTAGTAGGCTGTCTATAAAAATAGAAATAGATTTACTAATTATAATATCCCTGTTTTTAATTGGCAGCGTTTGCATTATTTTTATGTCATTTGAAAAATATAGGTTTGACATAATAGAGGGCAAAACAGTAAAGACAAGAAAGAGGATATGAGATGTACTTATTGATACAATAAATAAATTAATCATACCTGCTTGAACCAAAGAGCCCACTTGCTTGAATAAAAATTGTTGTAACAAGACTGCGTAAAATGCAATTATAATAAATGAAAAGACTAGAGAAAATAACTTTCTTCTTTCTTTTTTGTCTTTAAGAGCAGTTCCTGGGTGAAAAAGTGCACTGTACTTGGCATATAAATCTTTTTTTACTAGAGTCTTAATCATTTTTGGTTAGCTCCAAGAATATTTTTTCAAGATTTCCTTCAGCTTCAGGTACAAGCTCTTTAATTTCTTCTACGCTTCCTCTTGCGATTATTTTTCCATTATTAATAATAATTATATCGTCACATACATTTTGGGCCACTTCCATTACGTGAGTAGAAAAGAGGACGACTTTTCCGTCGTCCGCTCTTTGTCTCATAATTTCTTTTAAATTAAATGAACTTTTTGGATCAAGTCCAACCATCGGCTCATCTAAGATAAAGTAGTCAGGGTCGTGTATTAAACCTCCGATTAAGGCAAGTTTTTGTTGCATACCGTGTGAATATCCAGAAATTGTTTGATCTAGCGCAAAATCAAGTTCAAATATTTTTGCATATTTTTCAACTTCCTCTTGAGCAAGTTCTGGATCCATCTGATATACATTTGCTATAAAGTTTAAATACTCGAAACCTGTCATTGTTTCGTATAGAAGAGGATTATCAGGTATATAACTTATAAGCTTTTTGCTTTCATAGCCATCTTGGGTCACATCATAACCATTTACAGTAACCTTGCCATGAGTAGGAGAGAGGATGCCAACAATCATATTTATTGTTGTAGTTTTACCGGCACCATTTGGTCCAAGAAAACCTGTTATCTTTCCGCCTTCAATATCAAGGTTTACACTATCAACGGCGATTTTAGAGGCAAAAGCCTTTGTAACATTTTGAAGCTTAATAGCTTTGTTCATAAAATCCTCCTAAAGTATTTTTATTTTTGTTTTTTAAGCTCGATTGCTGATTGTGCAGCAGCAAGTCTTGCGATTGGAACTCTGTATGGTGAGCAGCTTACATAATCCAAACCAACTTTTCCAAAGAATTTAATTGAATCAGGATCTCCACCAGCTTCACCACATACACCTACATGGAGATTTGGATTTGATTCACGGCCAAGTCTTGTAGCCATTTCAATTAATTTACCAACGCCTTCAGTATCAAGAGATTCAAAAGGACTTACCTTAAAGATTCCTCTATCAACGTATTCCGCGATAAATGGACCTGAGTCGTCGCGGCTGAAGCCAAATGTCATTTGAGTCATGTCGTTTGTACCAAAGCTAAAGAAGTCAGCTTCTTTTGCAATTTGGTCAGCCAGTAGGGCGGCACGAGGAATTTCGATCATGGTTCCTACTTCGTAATCAATCTTTGCTGATTTTTCTTCAAAGACTTTTTCGATTTCTTCTTTAATTTGTCCCTTTACATACTCGAGTTCTTTTATATCACCAACAAGTGGAATCATAATATGTGGAGTTGTTTCTCCAACTTCAATTGCAGCTTCCATAATAGCACGGGTTTGCATCTTGTAAATTTCTGGATAAGAAACTGCAAGTCTGCATCCTCTGTGGCCTAGCATTGGATTTAATTCTTTTAATTCCTCAATCCTGTCGCAAAGTGCTTCATAACTTACCCCAAGATCGCTCGCAATTTGTTTTATATCGCTTTCTTTAACAGGCAAGAATTCATGTAGAGGTGGATCTAAGAGACGAATGGTAACAGGTAGACCCTTCATTGCTTCAAAGATTCCAACGAAGTCAGATTTTTGATGAGGCAATAATTTATCAAGTGAAGCTTGTCTTTCTTCAGTTGTTTTTGCAAGAATCATTTTTCTAACATCGATGATTCTCTTTTCATCAAAGAACATGTGTTCTGTTCTTGTTAAGCCGATGCCCTTAGCACCAAATTTTCTGGCGGCCGAAGCATCCTTTGGTGTATCAGCATTTGTGTATACGCCCATTACCTTATATTCATCAGCCCATTCCATAAAGGTTTCGAAATTGCCGGAAAGTTGTGGTTCAATCTT contains:
- a CDS encoding ABC transporter ATP-binding protein → MNKAIKLQNVTKAFASKIAVDSVNLDIEGGKITGFLGPNGAGKTTTINMIVGILSPTHGKVTVNGYDVTQDGYESKKLISYIPDNPLLYETMTGFEYLNFIANVYQMDPELAQEEVEKYAKIFELDFALDQTISGYSHGMQQKLALIGGLIHDPDYFILDEPMVGLDPKSSFNLKEIMRQRADDGKVVLFSTHVMEVAQNVCDDIIIINNGKIIARGSVEEIKELVPEAEGNLEKIFLELTKND
- a CDS encoding phosphoribosylformylglycinamidine synthase — its product is MKILIIGSGAREYAIGKKIHDQRGSEVQLFFAPGNAGTELIGENVSIPDSEIASLLVFSQEENIDYTIVGPEAPLVEGIADVFERAGKLIFAPSKEASQIEGSKEFCKTILASKNIPTAKYRSFKDAGEAIKYAKELRDESEQNLVVLKADGLAAGKGVLIVSDDVDIENGAKNVLENKIFGDQVLLVEEYLEGFETSLMGFFDGESFKLFNPVRDHKTIYEGNVGPNTGGMGTFTPDMEALMYRDEIKEQIIDPFIEAININKIDYRGIVFFGLMITKDGPKVLEINTRFGDPETQVALMALESDLLNLMMATSKRELSECYIKINDKNIVNVVAASGGYPGSYEKGYEIKGLDKLCDVEVFYAGVKSEDGKLLTNGGRVLSLAAADKSMEEAERIVYREIERIKFKDMYYRKDIAPNVKRIYVNKKDEFDIFSEAVLKQLQEHGINPSKCKLYKRYDIEGLTNKEIDLIKDTILREPPVDDIYVGDEALSLQKSFNDVLVRQYKAGQFDQRERGLIDTIKSVIPGANVAAHVAEVISFEGVDKDTMTKIKKVLINPVDEEEGRLLEIPSSIKDTGKADKTVVVYEGFKDFNEKDLAEFYKSQSLAMDLEDLKIIQDYFKKEGRDINDVELSMIDTYWSDHCRHTTFNTALTNIKFESENSKRDKALKEAFEKYLAKREEINRTKPVSLMDLGTIHARYMRHLGKLDDVEVSDEINACTLIIDADVDGEKEEYLFFFKNETHNHPTEIEPFGGAQTCLGGAIRDPLSGRGYVYQAMRITGASDPINDYELKGKLTQKKIVRDAAKGYSSYGNQIGLATGYVEELFHPGYKAKRMEVGAVVGAAPRKYVKRENPEPGDVIVLLGGRTGRDGVGGATGSSKSHDESSVKKSGAEVQKGHAPTERKIQRLFRRPEVTSMIKKCNDFGAGGVSVAIGELADSLDIYLDRVPLKYKGLTPREIAISESQERMAVVIRSKDLNEFLKYAEEENLEATHVADVVDTGRMKIFYHDDIVVDLSREFLNSTGAEKTQDVSVEGLNEINFFKEKNTEKIEKRMAGLDQASRKNLLENFDFSVGRATINAPLGGKNELTPINAMAAKIPSKTDLTRTTTYMSYGFIPYLSAEDPFVGSYYSVLLSVFKLVASGAPLATIRTSYQEYFEKMGDNPKIWQKPFIALLGALKASSIVSTPPIGGKDSMSGTFEDLNVPPTLISFAVGYGDKDYVTTSEMKGGHKIGLIEIDTDEFGLADDKEILDKLAIIEEQIQKKNIKTSFVCDNASVLEALIKMCVGNDVCVDVKLTDNDQYKKTPLTVIVEYDEDFEGIREIGKSGTEDFIVNGEKLAYEDIKKAFVNGLNEIYGTNKDQETQDLYFHESINRRMKSYKPVEKVRVVIPVFEGTNSEFDSRLAFEKEGAYVQEVLIKNLTPELLEASIKEFALAINNAQILFIPGGFSMSDEPDGSAKFIANVLRNKDVKEAIEHLVSEEGNDGLVLGVCNGFQALIKTGLLPFGQIKNLSEDDATLTFNTLGRHISRIITTKPQTLNSPWLKYIENKEYRVPISHGEGRFYCSDEMYKDLVDKDQVAFKYVINPNGSSHGIESIMDPSGKILGKMGHSERVSEDTYKNIPDIEYMNLFKAGVEYFK